The Pantoea nemavictus genome includes a region encoding these proteins:
- a CDS encoding sugar ABC transporter ATP-binding protein, with product MKPFNVNPALLKGEVILQARNISKIYGSTHALKGVNFEIRRGEVTTLFGENGAGKSTLMKILSGVITPTTGEILLHGEEKTFRSATEARDCGISIIHQELNLAPNMNVRDNIFMGREIMKPGGVDYAEEARVTAHLMAALEEEIDPLTPVENLRLGQQQIVEIARALSVNSQILIMDEPTSALSAVEVAVLFQVIRDLTSQGVAIVYISHHLEEALEITDRAVVLRDGAMTAYAKRDEIDLEWIVRNMVGDHFDLGSPPQGYEFGQPALTVKDLTLKSKTGIRLVDNLSLAVRAGEIVCIYGLMGAGRTELLECIAGRLPQNSGQILLQDTDISALTISQRIQIGLALVPEDRQRDGLVQTMSVGENLSLASIGDFVRGLVLSRSREKQLVNDSIRNVTVKTAGGEAAIGSLSGGNQQKVVIGKMLATRPKVILLDEPSRGIDIGAKAEVFRLLAENAKKGLAVVYTTSEVGECLSIAHRIVVMSKGRISAIFDASVSKERIMAASGESLVA from the coding sequence ATGAAACCGTTCAATGTTAATCCTGCCTTGCTAAAAGGCGAGGTGATCCTGCAGGCGCGCAACATCAGCAAAATTTACGGCTCCACGCACGCGCTGAAGGGCGTCAATTTCGAGATTCGTCGTGGCGAAGTGACCACGCTGTTTGGTGAAAACGGCGCGGGTAAATCGACGCTGATGAAAATTTTGTCTGGTGTGATTACGCCAACAACCGGGGAAATTCTACTACACGGCGAAGAGAAGACGTTTCGATCCGCCACTGAAGCGCGTGACTGCGGCATCTCGATTATCCATCAAGAGCTCAACCTCGCGCCCAATATGAACGTGCGCGACAACATCTTTATGGGGCGCGAAATCATGAAGCCAGGCGGCGTCGATTACGCCGAAGAGGCGCGCGTGACGGCGCACCTGATGGCGGCGCTGGAAGAGGAGATCGATCCGCTTACGCCGGTAGAAAACCTGCGTCTCGGTCAGCAGCAGATTGTCGAAATTGCCCGCGCGCTATCGGTGAACTCACAGATTTTAATCATGGATGAACCGACGTCGGCGCTGAGCGCGGTAGAGGTAGCGGTACTGTTCCAGGTGATTCGCGATTTAACCAGCCAGGGCGTGGCGATTGTCTATATCTCGCACCACCTGGAAGAAGCGCTGGAGATTACCGACCGCGCGGTGGTGCTGCGTGACGGCGCGATGACGGCGTATGCCAAACGCGATGAGATCGACCTCGAATGGATCGTGCGCAATATGGTGGGCGACCATTTTGATCTTGGCTCGCCGCCGCAGGGTTATGAGTTCGGCCAACCGGCGTTGACAGTAAAAGATCTCACGCTGAAGAGTAAAACCGGCATCCGGCTGGTGGACAACCTGTCCCTGGCGGTACGGGCCGGTGAGATCGTCTGCATTTATGGCCTGATGGGCGCCGGACGCACCGAGCTGCTGGAGTGCATCGCCGGACGTCTGCCGCAAAACAGCGGGCAGATTCTGCTGCAGGATACCGATATTTCCGCACTGACCATTTCACAACGCATTCAAATCGGGCTGGCGCTGGTGCCGGAAGATCGGCAGCGCGACGGCCTGGTGCAAACCATGTCGGTGGGCGAGAACCTGTCGCTCGCCAGCATCGGCGACTTTGTGCGCGGCCTGGTGCTGTCGAGAAGTCGTGAAAAGCAGCTGGTTAACGACAGCATTCGCAATGTCACGGTGAAAACCGCCGGCGGCGAAGCGGCGATTGGGTCGCTCTCTGGCGGTAATCAGCAAAAAGTGGTGATCGGCAAGATGCTCGCCACCCGTCCTAAGGTGATTTTGCTGGATGAACCGAGTCGCGGCATCGATATCGGCGCTAAAGCGGAAGTGTTTCGCCTGCTGGCGGAGAACGCCAAAAAAGGGCTGGCGGTGGTGTATACCACGTCGGAAGTGGGCGAGTGCCTGAGTATTGCGCATCGCATTGTGGTGATGAGCAAAGGGCGCATCTCCGCCATCTTCGATGCGTCAGTCAGCAAAGAACGCATTATGGCCGCTTCAGGCGAGTCTCTGGTGGCATGA
- a CDS encoding DeoR/GlpR family DNA-binding transcription regulator — protein MAHNPQDSSLGVFMAETLPSDSRQARQLARRQLIAEAVMAEGAIRIEDITDRFGISLMTAHRDIDEMVERGLLHKSRGVVSATPTSLVESSDIYRATRQLEEKQAIADVAATYLEPGQAIFLDDSTTVLQMARLLAARAPLTVITNSLTLMNELRNGRDITLMGLGGQFYHWCNAFMGRMTREEIASLRADVFFVSMSAIIDDAVFHQSAETVETKRAMFDAAQKRILMMDDTKFERRALHRFAHLSEFDVVIVNQGTPVPILRRMQDLGVNVVVAPMKIASHVPS, from the coding sequence ATGGCGCACAACCCGCAGGACTCTTCCCTTGGCGTTTTTATGGCCGAAACCCTCCCCAGCGATAGCCGTCAGGCACGCCAGCTGGCGCGTCGCCAATTGATCGCTGAAGCGGTAATGGCTGAAGGGGCGATTCGCATCGAAGATATTACCGATCGCTTCGGCATCAGTTTGATGACCGCACACCGGGATATCGATGAGATGGTGGAGCGTGGGCTGCTGCATAAATCTCGCGGCGTGGTTTCAGCCACGCCAACCAGCCTCGTCGAATCCAGTGATATTTATCGTGCCACGCGCCAGCTGGAAGAGAAGCAGGCCATTGCCGATGTGGCCGCGACCTATCTGGAGCCGGGCCAGGCCATTTTTCTTGATGATTCCACCACCGTATTGCAGATGGCGCGGCTGCTGGCCGCACGTGCGCCGCTGACGGTGATCACCAACTCGCTAACCTTAATGAACGAGCTGCGCAACGGCCGTGATATCACCTTAATGGGACTGGGCGGACAGTTTTATCACTGGTGCAATGCCTTTATGGGCCGCATGACGCGCGAAGAGATTGCCAGCCTGCGCGCCGACGTGTTTTTCGTCAGCATGTCGGCGATTATCGACGACGCGGTGTTCCATCAGTCCGCTGAGACGGTAGAAACCAAACGTGCGATGTTTGATGCGGCGCAGAAACGCATTTTGATGATGGATGACACAAAGTTTGAACGTCGGGCGCTGCACCGCTTTGCGCATCTCAGTGAATTCGACGTGGTGATTGTCAATCAGGGCACGCCAGTTCCGATTCTGCGCCGTATGCAGGATTTGGGCGTCAACGTCGTAGTAGCACCGATGAAAATAGCCAGCCACGTTCCATCGTAA
- a CDS encoding DUF2291 domain-containing protein, translating into MSDVSILAQQIARKRVKRYAAIGIVVIAVISAMALDTKVVKIGSADDAQEQGFSPDSYGQKTFPTIQQDVQSRAVDAKTLADALQANQQDAVQKYGVGAPLPVFSVKLQGVVLAGQMGIFPLKIDGLAGDMQVRLQTGPAITGTDLRDASGKIQFGDFTNQIEYQNAGSAINRAMKTAVLDPLDRDALPGKTVQVVGVFRLLNAKNWMVTPVSMEVK; encoded by the coding sequence ATGTCCGATGTCTCGATACTGGCTCAACAGATTGCCCGTAAGCGGGTTAAGCGCTACGCGGCGATAGGCATTGTGGTGATCGCCGTTATCAGTGCGATGGCGCTCGACACCAAAGTGGTGAAAATTGGCTCCGCTGATGACGCGCAAGAGCAGGGCTTTTCACCCGACAGCTACGGTCAGAAAACCTTCCCAACCATTCAGCAGGATGTGCAGTCACGTGCCGTAGACGCGAAAACCCTGGCCGATGCGCTACAGGCTAATCAGCAGGACGCAGTGCAGAAATATGGCGTAGGCGCGCCGCTGCCGGTGTTCTCGGTAAAACTGCAAGGCGTAGTGCTGGCGGGTCAGATGGGCATTTTTCCGCTGAAAATCGACGGATTAGCGGGGGATATGCAGGTGCGACTGCAAACCGGTCCGGCGATTACCGGCACCGATCTGCGTGACGCGAGCGGCAAGATTCAGTTCGGCGATTTCACTAACCAAATCGAGTATCAAAATGCCGGTTCAGCCATTAATCGCGCAATGAAAACCGCCGTGCTCGACCCGCTGGATCGCGACGCGCTGCCGGGGAAAACCGTGCAGGTAGTCGGCGTGTTCCGTCTGCTCAACGCGAAAAACTGGATGGTGACGCCGGTAAGCATGGAGGTGAAATGA
- a CDS encoding ABC transporter permease, whose amino-acid sequence MSDRTQTLASPPVAAAKKRDKQLNVAHLLLEGRAFIALLVIIATFSFLSPNYFTGANFLTMASHVAIFGLPAIGMLLVILNGGIDLSVGSTLGLAGVMAGFMMQGINLEALGVVLYLPVWAVAILTLVVGALVGLVNGVLIAWFRVPAFVATLGTMYVARGIALLITNGLTYNKLSGSEALGNTGFDWLGFNRIFNIPVGVLVLGAVALACGFLLSRSAFGRWLYASGGNERAADLSGVPVKRIKISVYVLSGVCAALAGLVLSSQLTSAGPTAGTTYELTAIAAVVIGGAALTGGRGNVRGTLLGAFVIGFLSDGLVIIGVSAYWQTVFTGAVIVLAVLLNTLQYGRRAR is encoded by the coding sequence ATGAGTGACAGAACACAAACGCTGGCTTCGCCGCCGGTGGCCGCAGCAAAAAAGCGTGATAAACAGCTCAACGTGGCGCACCTGCTACTGGAAGGGCGTGCCTTTATCGCGCTGCTGGTGATTATCGCGACTTTCTCCTTCCTGTCGCCTAACTACTTTACCGGCGCCAACTTTCTTACCATGGCGTCACACGTGGCGATCTTCGGCTTGCCGGCGATTGGCATGCTGTTGGTGATCCTGAACGGCGGCATCGATCTCTCGGTGGGATCAACGCTCGGTCTGGCGGGCGTGATGGCCGGATTTATGATGCAGGGCATCAATCTGGAGGCGCTCGGCGTGGTGCTTTATCTGCCAGTGTGGGCGGTAGCGATTTTGACGCTGGTGGTGGGCGCGCTGGTGGGCTTAGTCAACGGCGTACTGATTGCCTGGTTCCGCGTCCCGGCGTTCGTCGCTACGCTCGGCACCATGTACGTGGCGCGCGGTATTGCGCTGCTGATCACCAACGGCCTGACTTACAATAAACTCTCTGGCAGCGAAGCGTTAGGCAATACCGGTTTCGACTGGCTTGGCTTCAACCGCATCTTCAATATCCCGGTCGGCGTGCTGGTACTCGGCGCGGTGGCGCTGGCCTGTGGCTTCCTGCTCAGCCGCTCGGCATTTGGTCGCTGGCTCTACGCTTCTGGCGGCAATGAACGTGCTGCCGATCTGTCGGGCGTGCCGGTGAAGCGCATCAAGATCAGCGTATACGTGTTGTCCGGCGTTTGCGCCGCATTAGCCGGGCTGGTGCTCTCTTCCCAGCTCACCTCGGCAGGGCCAACGGCGGGTACCACCTATGAGCTAACGGCAATTGCCGCCGTGGTGATTGGTGGCGCGGCCTTAACCGGTGGACGCGGTAACGTGCGCGGCACGCTGCTTGGCGCGTTCGTGATTGGTTTTCTCTCTGATGGCCTGGTGATTATCGGCGTCTCTGCTTACTGGCAGACGGTGTTCACTGGTGCCGTGATCGTGCTGGCGGTATTGCTCAATACCTTGCAATACGGGCGGCGCGCTCGCTAA
- a CDS encoding type IV toxin-antitoxin system AbiEi family antitoxin: MTTLKPSKLNHLLSTIPAGVVLTSAWLIEQGYSLELQKQYRKSQWFQSIGTGAVIRKGDRVDYLGGLYALQSQLGMAIHPAAKTALALQGKSHYLGLNENRVMLFGPPGEKLPKWYESYDWSMQIDCKSSGFLPPNLGLIEMEHKSFKVRVSSPARAIMECLYLAPDHQPLMEVFELMEGLNNLRPLTVQKLLESCTSIKVKRLFLYMAEKAGHDWFSFLKTENINLGSGKRVIVPGGSLSNKYQITIPKELESGQ, from the coding sequence ATGACTACCCTAAAACCATCAAAATTAAACCATCTGTTGAGCACCATTCCTGCTGGAGTGGTGCTTACCTCCGCGTGGCTGATAGAGCAGGGATACAGCCTGGAGTTGCAGAAGCAGTACCGTAAAAGCCAGTGGTTTCAGTCAATTGGAACGGGCGCGGTGATACGCAAGGGCGACAGAGTTGACTACCTTGGCGGACTCTATGCTCTACAGTCACAGCTGGGAATGGCAATCCATCCTGCTGCCAAAACGGCACTTGCTCTCCAGGGCAAATCACATTATCTAGGCCTGAATGAAAATCGCGTGATGCTTTTCGGTCCGCCTGGGGAGAAGCTGCCCAAATGGTATGAGAGTTATGACTGGAGTATGCAAATAGACTGCAAGTCGTCGGGTTTTCTACCTCCGAACCTCGGACTGATTGAGATGGAGCATAAGTCATTCAAAGTAAGGGTATCGAGCCCGGCTCGAGCCATTATGGAATGCCTTTATCTGGCACCCGATCACCAGCCGTTGATGGAAGTCTTCGAGCTGATGGAGGGCTTAAATAATTTGCGGCCACTCACCGTGCAAAAGCTGCTTGAAAGCTGCACGTCGATAAAAGTAAAAAGGCTCTTCCTCTATATGGCAGAAAAAGCCGGTCATGACTGGTTCAGCTTTCTGAAAACCGAAAATATTAACCTGGGAAGTGGTAAAAGAGTCATCGTTCCAGGCGGTAGTTTGAGTAATAAATATCAGATAACCATTCCAAAGGAACTGGAGTCAGGCCAATGA
- a CDS encoding D-ribose ABC transporter substrate-binding protein — translation MFTKRLFIAAAAMAITTFAAPTWADNGLMTIIVNDPSNPYWLTEGQVAQKAAEKLGYSAKVSAHKGDTNTESQLIDTAITNKSKAIILDPANADGSVGSVKKAIAANIPVFIINAELNQSGLAKAQLVSNNAQGAAVGAMEWVKQVGDTANYVELVGPPSDNNAATRANGFDTVLTQYPTLKKVGQEVANWDRTQGFNKMQSLLQANPNIKGVISGNDEMALGAIAALKEAGKLNQIKVGGFDGSPDAVDAVKAGTLAYTVMQPVAQFAQKAVEQADSFLKTGKTGAASEKQLFDCILITKENAGNFASPFVLKQ, via the coding sequence ATGTTCACAAAACGTCTCTTCATCGCTGCTGCGGCGATGGCCATTACCACCTTTGCGGCACCCACCTGGGCCGACAACGGCTTAATGACCATCATCGTTAACGATCCCTCTAACCCTTACTGGCTGACAGAAGGTCAGGTGGCGCAAAAGGCCGCTGAAAAGCTCGGCTACAGCGCCAAAGTGAGCGCACACAAAGGTGACACCAACACCGAAAGCCAATTGATTGATACGGCGATCACCAACAAATCCAAAGCGATTATTCTCGACCCGGCTAACGCCGATGGATCGGTCGGATCGGTGAAAAAAGCCATCGCCGCCAATATTCCCGTGTTTATCATAAACGCCGAGCTTAATCAGAGCGGCCTCGCCAAAGCGCAGCTGGTCTCGAATAACGCCCAGGGCGCCGCGGTCGGCGCGATGGAGTGGGTGAAGCAGGTGGGCGATACCGCGAACTATGTTGAGCTGGTTGGCCCGCCATCGGATAACAATGCCGCCACCCGCGCCAACGGTTTTGATACCGTGTTGACGCAATACCCGACCCTGAAAAAAGTCGGCCAGGAAGTGGCCAACTGGGATCGTACCCAAGGCTTCAATAAGATGCAGTCGCTGCTGCAGGCCAATCCCAACATTAAAGGCGTGATCAGCGGCAACGACGAGATGGCGCTGGGCGCCATTGCTGCACTGAAAGAGGCGGGCAAGCTGAATCAGATTAAAGTTGGCGGCTTTGACGGATCGCCTGATGCGGTTGACGCCGTGAAAGCCGGCACGCTAGCCTACACCGTGATGCAGCCGGTGGCACAGTTCGCGCAGAAAGCGGTAGAGCAGGCGGACAGTTTCCTGAAAACCGGTAAAACCGGTGCCGCATCCGAGAAGCAGCTTTTTGACTGCATCCTGATCACCAAAGAGAACGCCGGCAACTTCGCCTCGCCGTTTGTGTTGAAGCAGTAA
- a CDS encoding MarR family winged helix-turn-helix transcriptional regulator, with product MKELNDEVCCTGPENEAPVTVDQFLCFALYSASLAMTKLYQSRLKPLGLTYPQYLVMLALWEKDNVTVSDLGARVQLDSGTLSQLLKRLEQSGVICRTRDVGRDERRVLISVTAQGQQLKIEAAGVPADMVSVMDTPYEELADLTVRVAELRKKLIRALP from the coding sequence ATGAAAGAGTTAAACGATGAAGTGTGCTGTACAGGCCCAGAAAATGAAGCACCGGTTACCGTCGATCAGTTTCTGTGCTTTGCACTTTATTCCGCATCCCTTGCGATGACTAAACTTTATCAATCAAGACTAAAGCCCCTTGGCCTGACATATCCCCAATATCTGGTGATGCTCGCGCTGTGGGAAAAAGATAATGTCACGGTTTCAGATCTAGGCGCACGCGTTCAGCTCGATTCAGGAACACTCAGCCAATTGTTAAAACGGCTTGAGCAGAGCGGCGTGATCTGCAGAACGCGAGATGTGGGACGCGATGAGCGCAGAGTACTGATTTCTGTTACCGCGCAGGGTCAACAATTGAAAATTGAGGCTGCCGGCGTTCCCGCCGACATGGTGTCAGTGATGGATACACCTTATGAGGAACTGGCGGATTTGACCGTGAGAGTTGCCGAGTTGCGTAAAAAACTTATTAGGGCACTCCCCTGA
- a CDS encoding FGGY family carbohydrate kinase: MDSGDIILGLDSGTSVVKAVAFDLDGTQLACASVRNSYYRSEGGAAQQSMTQTWQDAVTAIRKLGDRVENLAARVVAVAVTAQGDGSWLVGANNQPVGDAWIWLDARAAPTVERLNQQPLAAARFSATGTGLNTCQQGSQLAHMDRFYPELLANSEVALHCKDWLYLNLTGIRATDPSEASFTFGNFRHQRYDDQVIAALGLEHRRTLLPDIIEGTQTTHPLTAAAAQATGLRAGTPICLGYVDMAMTALGAGVHTGEANTACSIVGSTGVHLRSVTIDEVWLNPAQTGYVIPLPWPGYVTQVQTNMASTLNLDWLLNLASELLNSFGCEIDHARLVGHIDRWLNAAKPGSLLYHPYISIAGERGPFVNAEARASFTGLSYTHNFGDLVRAVIEGIGMAARDCYQAMGSLPGEIRLTGGAVRSQPLRQILSACIGAPVRISQREEAGAAGAAMMAAVAIGAYPSMESCVKTWVMPLLDAPEAPSADLQQRYNQLFPTYQQMRNDLPAAWHALKQF, translated from the coding sequence GTGGATAGTGGCGATATCATTCTGGGTCTGGATTCCGGCACCTCGGTAGTGAAAGCGGTGGCGTTTGATCTGGATGGCACGCAGCTGGCATGCGCATCGGTACGAAACAGCTATTACCGCAGTGAAGGCGGCGCAGCGCAGCAGTCGATGACGCAAACCTGGCAGGATGCGGTGACGGCGATACGCAAACTGGGCGATCGGGTGGAAAATCTGGCGGCGCGCGTGGTCGCTGTCGCGGTGACCGCCCAGGGCGACGGCAGCTGGCTGGTGGGTGCGAATAATCAGCCGGTTGGCGATGCGTGGATTTGGCTGGACGCACGCGCGGCACCGACGGTAGAGAGACTGAATCAGCAGCCATTAGCCGCCGCACGCTTTAGCGCCACCGGCACCGGACTCAATACCTGCCAGCAGGGATCGCAGCTGGCGCATATGGATCGCTTCTACCCCGAGCTACTGGCAAACAGCGAAGTGGCGCTGCACTGCAAAGATTGGCTGTATCTCAATCTCACCGGCATTCGCGCCACCGATCCTTCAGAGGCCAGCTTTACCTTTGGCAACTTCCGCCACCAGCGCTATGACGATCAGGTGATAGCCGCACTGGGACTTGAGCATCGTCGCACGCTGCTGCCAGACATTATCGAGGGTACGCAAACCACGCATCCACTCACCGCCGCAGCCGCACAGGCCACCGGTTTACGCGCCGGCACACCGATCTGCCTTGGCTATGTCGATATGGCGATGACAGCACTCGGCGCGGGCGTGCATACCGGTGAAGCCAATACCGCCTGCTCGATTGTCGGTTCCACCGGCGTGCATCTGCGCAGCGTCACCATCGATGAGGTGTGGCTTAATCCGGCGCAAACCGGCTATGTGATTCCGCTGCCGTGGCCGGGTTATGTCACTCAGGTGCAAACCAATATGGCGTCCACGCTTAATCTCGATTGGCTGTTAAACCTCGCCAGCGAGCTGCTGAACAGTTTTGGCTGCGAAATCGATCACGCGCGTTTAGTCGGACATATCGATCGCTGGCTCAACGCCGCGAAGCCCGGCAGCCTGCTCTATCACCCCTATATTTCGATTGCCGGTGAGCGTGGACCCTTTGTGAATGCCGAGGCGCGCGCCAGTTTTACCGGACTGAGTTACACCCACAACTTTGGCGATCTGGTGCGTGCGGTGATCGAAGGTATCGGCATGGCGGCCCGCGATTGCTATCAGGCAATGGGCAGCCTGCCGGGCGAAATTCGCTTAACCGGCGGTGCGGTGCGTTCACAGCCGCTACGGCAGATCCTTTCGGCCTGTATTGGCGCACCGGTGCGTATCAGCCAGCGCGAAGAAGCTGGCGCGGCGGGTGCCGCCATGATGGCGGCGGTGGCGATTGGGGCTTACCCATCGATGGAGAGCTGCGTCAAAACCTGGGTGATGCCGTTACTCGATGCGCCCGAAGCGCCCTCGGCCGATTTGCAGCAGCGTTATAACCAGCTTTTCCCCACTTATCAGCAGATGCGTAACGATCTTCCTGCCGCCTGGCACGCGCTAAAACAGTTTTAA
- a CDS encoding nucleotidyl transferase AbiEii/AbiGii toxin family protein, whose product MKDTYRKQVQLLLDVLPEVAKEACFAMHGGTAINLFYRDMPRLSVDIDLTYVPIVERAESLAGINQALQRVQRNIQVLRGSIQVQHRADVCKLQVTENDVLIKLEVNMVGRGLIAEPVKMPLCELAQETFDAFCSIRVVSKSQLYGGKLCAALDRQHPRDLFDVKLMLESEGFNDEIKRGLIYGLASSTRPMHEMLDPHLQDQRSAFENQFIGMSNIPFSYVDYEHTRDELIRIIRKSLTPEDKSFLLRFNRLEPDWTLYNFQDFPSVKWKLFNLESFQKKKPAEWQAHIDKLEVAFRL is encoded by the coding sequence ATGAAGGATACCTACAGAAAACAAGTCCAGCTGCTGCTGGATGTGCTGCCGGAAGTCGCTAAAGAAGCGTGCTTTGCGATGCATGGCGGCACCGCGATCAATTTGTTCTACCGTGACATGCCAAGGCTTTCGGTTGATATCGACCTTACCTATGTACCTATTGTCGAACGTGCTGAAAGTCTGGCAGGTATAAATCAGGCATTGCAACGCGTACAGAGAAACATTCAGGTACTGAGAGGCAGCATACAAGTTCAGCACCGGGCAGATGTCTGCAAATTGCAGGTGACAGAAAATGATGTGCTGATCAAACTTGAGGTCAACATGGTTGGCAGGGGGCTGATCGCCGAGCCAGTGAAAATGCCATTGTGCGAACTGGCACAGGAGACATTTGACGCTTTCTGTTCGATCCGGGTGGTATCAAAATCCCAGCTTTACGGCGGTAAGCTCTGTGCGGCACTCGATAGACAGCATCCGCGCGATTTATTTGACGTAAAACTGATGCTTGAAAGCGAAGGCTTCAATGATGAGATAAAACGCGGTCTTATTTATGGCTTGGCCAGCAGCACGCGACCAATGCATGAAATGTTGGATCCTCATTTGCAGGATCAACGCAGTGCCTTTGAAAACCAGTTTATAGGCATGAGTAATATTCCATTTAGCTATGTAGATTATGAACATACGAGAGACGAGCTCATCAGGATAATACGCAAGAGTCTGACACCTGAAGACAAATCATTTCTTCTGCGTTTCAATCGTCTGGAACCTGACTGGACGCTTTATAACTTCCAGGATTTCCCATCAGTGAAATGGAAACTGTTTAACCTGGAAAGTTTCCAGAAGAAAAAACCGGCAGAATGGCAGGCTCATATCGATAAACTGGAAGTGGCATTCAGGCTATAA
- a CDS encoding YoaK family protein, producing the protein MLIKLKRTRTHDEDRNLAMWLATAAGVLNAIALGAFGFFPSHMSGNTSQLSSEVSNVNFRDITFLATILFAFVCGAVTARMVVISGLANGNRIIFCQILWVEGLALILLSLFEMFFYSSANNREVIVILGFLMGIHNSTSTQLSNGRVRSTHITGTLTDAGISLASVIAALFRRDPSKNVSGQKRQLWTHLTTIFSFLIGGIVGLMMFKHLGFKAMAMVGAILLIVATLAMVRTVVRVKRTAA; encoded by the coding sequence ATGCTGATTAAACTTAAACGTACGCGCACGCATGATGAGGATCGCAATCTGGCGATGTGGTTAGCCACCGCCGCTGGAGTGCTCAATGCGATCGCCCTCGGGGCATTTGGTTTTTTCCCCTCACACATGTCAGGCAATACCTCACAATTATCCAGTGAAGTGTCGAACGTTAATTTCCGCGACATCACCTTTTTAGCTACCATTCTGTTTGCTTTTGTTTGTGGCGCGGTCACCGCCAGAATGGTGGTGATTAGCGGATTGGCCAATGGCAACCGGATTATTTTCTGCCAGATTCTCTGGGTGGAAGGGCTGGCATTAATATTATTATCGCTGTTTGAAATGTTCTTTTATTCATCGGCCAATAATCGCGAAGTTATTGTCATTCTGGGCTTCCTGATGGGCATACATAATTCAACATCAACGCAATTATCCAATGGCCGCGTACGCTCAACCCATATTACCGGCACCTTAACCGATGCCGGGATTTCTCTGGCTTCGGTCATAGCGGCGCTGTTTCGTCGCGATCCGTCGAAAAACGTATCCGGGCAGAAGCGCCAGCTGTGGACGCATCTGACCACCATTTTCTCCTTCCTGATCGGTGGGATTGTCGGTTTGATGATGTTCAAACATCTCGGCTTTAAAGCCATGGCGATGGTTGGTGCCATTCTGTTGATAGTCGCCACGCTGGCGATGGTGAGAACGGTGGTGCGGGTAAAGCGCACGGCGGCATAA
- a CDS encoding glycine zipper 2TM domain-containing protein has translation MLLKRSCKIAMVMLVMFSVTACGMSHRGRNTAIGAGVGAVGGAVLTGGSTFGTLGGAAIGGLIGHEVSR, from the coding sequence ATGCTTTTAAAACGCAGCTGTAAAATTGCTATGGTTATGTTGGTGATGTTTTCGGTGACCGCTTGCGGCATGTCTCATCGTGGCAGAAACACCGCGATTGGTGCCGGTGTCGGTGCCGTAGGCGGTGCGGTATTAACCGGCGGCAGCACCTTCGGCACGCTGGGCGGCGCGGCGATTGGTGGCTTAATCGGACATGAAGTGAGCCGTTAA